One Rosa chinensis cultivar Old Blush chromosome 5, RchiOBHm-V2, whole genome shotgun sequence genomic region harbors:
- the LOC112167505 gene encoding cytochrome P450 714C2 — MELLHFDAKMLMSLAMLGVIGLLVRLYNGLVVKPKRLRSLITKQGISGPSPAFLLGNIMDIKKARPSSITKAPTSEPPTSHNCAALLFPFFEQWRKQYGEVFVFALGNTQVLYVNKPEAVKEITTCTSWDLGKPSYQYKERRPLLGHGILTSNGASWAHQRKIIAPELYMQKVKGMIKLITESTIALVNSWNSKIEAQGGIADIKMDHYMRSFSGDVISRACFGSNYLKGEEIFQTLTDLQEAMARKLFLTGIPGLRHFPTKSNREAWALEKEAATLILRVVKERQAAGYEKDLLQMILEGAKNSDLSQEAADRFIVDNCKNIYLAGYETTAVSATWCLMLLALNQEWQERVRAEVLQVFEGRIPDADMLLKMKQLTMVIHESLRLYPPNTVVSREALKDLKFGDIHVPKGVNVWTDVVTLHTDPEIWGPDSYTFNPERFSNGISGACKLPYLYMPFGIGPRICLGQNFAMVELKILIALILSNFSFSLSPKYIHKPSLKLVIEPEHGVDLLVKKL, encoded by the exons ATGGAGCTTCTTCACTTTGATGCAAAAATGTTAATGTCTCTGGCTATGCTTGGAGTCATAGGGTTATTAGTACGTCTGTATAATGGGCTTGTGGTGAAGCCGAAGAGGCTGCGGTCCTTGATAACCAAGCAAGGCATCAGCGGTCCCTCGCCAGCTTTTCTCCTGGGAAATATCATGGACATTAAGAAGGCTCGTCCGAGCAGCATTACTAAGGCTCCGACAAGCGAACCCCCCACCTCCCACAACTGTGCTGCCCTTCTCTTCCCCTTTTTTGAGCAGTGGAGGAAGCAATATG GTGAAGTGTTTGTGTTTGCACTCGGCAACACACAGGTACTATATGTGAACAAACCTGAGGCAGTGAAGGAGATTACCACATGCACATCCTGGGACTTGGGGAAGCCTAGTTATCAGTATAAAGAGCGCCGTCCCTTACTTGGTCATGGTATTCTAACCTCGAACGGTGCCTCATGGGCTCATCAGAGAAAAATCATTGCTCCTGAACTATACATGCAGAAAGTTAAG GGAATGATCAAATTAATCACAGAGTCTACAATTGCTCTGGTAAATTCATGGAACAGTAAGATTGAGGCACAGGGAGGAATTGCAGACATAAAAATGGACCACTATATGAGAAGTTTCTCTGGTGATGTTATCTCAAGGGCGTGTTTCGGAAGCAACTATTTGAAAGGGGAAGAGATATTTCAGACACTAACCGATCTCCAAGAGGCCATGGCCAGGAAACTTTTCTTGACCGGAATACCTGGATTGAG ACACTTTCCAACAAAGAGTAATAGGGAGGCTTGGGCATTAGAGAAGGAGGCTGCAACTTTGATACTACGGGTAGTGAAGGAGAGACAGGCTGCGGGGTACGAGAAAGACCTATTGCAAATGATTCTTGAGGGGGCTAAAAACAGTGACCTTAGCCAGGAGGCAGCAGACCGTTTCATTGTCGATAACTGCAAAAACATTTACTTGGCTGGATATGAAACCACAGCAGTTTCTGCCACATGGTGCCTCATGTTGTTGGCTTTGAATCAAGAATGGCAAGAACGTGTCAGAGCGGAGGTTCTTCAAGTTTTCGAGGGCCGAATTCCAGATGCTGATATGCTCCTTAAGATGAAACAG CTAACAATGGTGATTCATGAATCGTTGCGCCTTTATCCCCCAAACACTGTGGTGTCAAGGGAGGCTCTCAAGGACTTGAAATTTGGAGACATTCATGTGCCAAAGGGTGTCAATGTTTGGACAGATGTAGTAACCCTACACACCGATCCTGAAATATGGGGACCGGATTCCTACACATTCAACCCCGAGCGATTTTCCAATGGGATCTCTGGTGCCTGCAAGCTTCCCTACTTGTACATGCCGTTTGGGATTGGACCACGAATATGTCTTGGACAGAACTTTGCAATGGTTGAACTCAAGATTCTGATAGCTCTCATACTCTCCAACTTCTCCTTCTCACTATCTCCCAAGTACATCCACAAGCCTTCTCTTAAGTTGGTTATTGAACCAGAACACGGAGTTGATCTCTTGGTAAAAAAGCTGTGA
- the LOC112201833 gene encoding reticulon-like protein B2, with amino-acid sequence MLDPVDVDIADSDFLKNQCDGYESSDSEIDNYCMAFTCKNRLFGRQKPLHVVLGGGLCADIILWRNKQISAYVCMGATTIWILFEKLGYHLLTFVCHATIIFMATLFLWSNLSSYINIFLRTATDIPEVTIPKDLFVSTAVCLTSAYNCALRTFGHVAFGKDSRAFLSAVALLWVLSIVGRWYSFLSFLYIAFLILMTLPLLYECLEDTVDTFAEKALIEIKKQYAVLDEKVLQNLKKKVISDKNSKQQ; translated from the exons ATGCTAGATCCTGTGGATGTGGATATTGCTGATTCTGATTTCCTCAAAAACCAATGTGATGGTTATGAATCTTCCGACTCTGAGATTGATAATTACTGCATGGCTTTCACTTGTAAGAATCGATTGTTTGGTCGCCAGAAGCCTCTTCATGTGGTCCTCGGCGGCGGATTAT GTGCTGATATAATACTTTGGAGAAATAAGCAGATCTCAGCCTATGTTTGTATGGGTGCAACAACAATATGGATTCTATTTGAGAAGCTTGGTTATCATTTGCTTACATTTGTTTGCCATGCTACAATAATTTTTATGGCAACACTATTCCTTTGGTCCAATCTATCCTCCTACATCAATAT TTTCCTCAGGACGGCAACGGATATTCCGGAGGTTACAATCCCAAAAGACCTGTTTGTGAGCACGGCTGTTTGCTTAACGAGTGCATATAACTGTGCACTGAGAACATTTGGGCATGTAGCTTTTGGAAAAGACTCGAGAGCTTTCCTCTCG GCGGTTGCGCTTTTGTGGGTTCTCTCTATTGTCGGAAGATGGTACAGTTTCTTGAGTTTCCTTTACATAG CGTTTTTGATATTAATGACATTGCCACTGCTCTATGAATGTCTTGAGGATACTGTGGACACCTTTGCAGAGAAAGCACTGATTGAAATAAAGAAGCAGTATGCAGTGTTGGACGAAAAGGTTCTCCAAAATCTCAAGAAGAAAGTAATTTCTGACAAGAATAGTAAGCAACAATAA